TCAGTTGTTCAACTGCTAAACATATTCGTCACATCTCTAAGAAACCTCAGGAAAACTGTTTTAGCATCTTAGAATTTCCCAACAGTTGGTTTATAACAAATATAGAAAATACAGGAGAGTAAATAAAGGTCACGACTCAACCAGAAGTATGGCTCTTAGCTCTTAGCTAATACTGGCCCCACCAGTATCTCAGTCAGCTATATTTGCCATTATTTTGgtatatatattaaaattaaCTGGAAATTCAAAAGAAAGGAAGAgatgaaaaacatttcaaatatgTTATAAAAGTTTCTGCAACTTCTGTGTTGACatgtgttcagaaaacaaaacaaaacaaagaaaacaaaacaaccaccTGATGCGAGTCAGAGTATAAACGAATAATCCGTGACTTGTTGTAACAGTGCAACAATTATTTTAAGCTGCGTGCTCATATTATCTTAGTAAGGGCTCATAAATAACAACACACAACAAATGTCAGAGaaatctgtttgtgtttcacgcgtctgaaagaaaatgtaaaaacatcgGTCAGTGtttaaatcaccaaatatgGATACAGACTCTTCCTTACTTTAGTTTCTATTTTCATCACCCGATTTAAAATAAGTGATATTGATTATAAAATGGGTTTTCCGAGTGCAGTTGAAGAAGCAGCAGCTTTTGAGCTATGTCTCCGATTGTCCACTAGGTGGAGCCAGAGGCTTCAGAAACTCACTAAACCTTTCAGCTTACCTTCGCTGTGTGCTTTCAGTAcaagatgtgactgaagtggCAAAGACAGCAGGTGATCAGAGTCAGAGTGAAGATGGAGAAGATGAAAGCACCTCAATCAGTGACCCCAGCGAAGAGCAGATGCAGGGCAAAGCGGAGGGTATCGAGGGGAAGCAGGAGGCGGCGGCGACCAAGCCTCAGAGACGAGCCAGCACCCCTCCTCCACCCAGCCTGCCTGTCAAACTGCTCACCAGACTGGGCAGCTTAGAAGGTGCGTCCAGCAGGACTCACACTGATGTAAAATCAGCGTTCGGTATCTGACTCGGTGTGTTTCGCTTCTCCAGGTGCTCCTCCAGTGCCGGTGAAGAAGTCCCCGGCCACCTTACCCAGGAACTTCACTCTGCCCAAAGACCCTCATGGCTCTCTGTTGAGAGGCAGGATCTCCACACCCACCGGGTCCCCTCACCTCGGGGCATTGCACCCACAGCTGCCCCCCAGCTGCATCATTGAGGAGCTGCACCGTGCCCTGGCTACCAAACACAGACAGGACAGGTCAGGCTTGATGTGCAGCATTTCCACCACGTCTCTGTTTGTGTAGTTGCCAAAGAACACAAACAGCACTATGGTCAGTGAATGGATTTGCATTAGTCCTGTTAGACAGAAACTCCCACACCAAAAATGTAACCAATgtggagcaaaaaaaaaaaagaccacagGCGTCGTgtaaaaagaggaaaagtaTTTCTAAATATATTTCACGTATGGATTTTAAAGACCTGTTTTAAATGATGACCCCTTCAGAACAGAATCCAACTTATAATCAGCTTAATCTCACCAGGATCTTGTTGGGACAGTGTCTTTTTAACAAGGAGCAGCCATGTCTGACCCCCTCTGACCTTTAGGGGCAGCTGTGCTGTGTGATGATATGCTTCACGCTCGTCCTTCAGGGCACAGTGGAAGGGTTGGAGTCATATGTGAGCGTTACTCACAGACTGCAGCTGCAGGCCAACAGGCTGTTGATTAGATTTAAAGAAGCAGCCTTCTATTTGAGTTTCCCTCCCGTTAATGCTGACCCAGACAGTGTGTGCGCGTGTACAAAGATGCTAATCTTCAAGTgctaaaaatgaatgaaatgaggataaaatttgaacttttcttttattctagTGCAGAAACCACCAAAATGTGaacaagtgtttaaaaaaacgaCTGAATGGACGATTGATCGTGTTTAGTTTTCTTTAGATTTGCTTTGATGTTGGAGCTTGAACAAGGACGTGCAAGTAAATGCTTCGCAGACCTATAGTAGTATTGGTATTTTGAGTGTTTTTCAGATTGTGTTTATACTTGTGGATGTTTCATTTGcgagtgttgtttttttttttttagatctgTAAACCTGTTAGTGAAGCACAAAGAAACAGTGAGGGACTCCTGGTGTATTCAGagcttttcacctcttattttGCCTTAGGGACCCAAACTGAAGTTTTGTGCAGTATATAATGTCTGTTTAGTGCTCTATTTTATAGTTTACAGTCACCTCATGAAGATAAATCAGTCTGTTGTTCCAGTCTCAGGATTGTAACATTGTGATGCTTTAGTTATGCGATTTCTGCCTGGGCTGTGCTACAAGCAGACACAACCGGAACTCTTTAATCACTTCAGTGACTGCTGCTCGACCACGTTCGGTGGTAAACTAACATTTCAGCTGCTCTCTGAAAGATGAGCCGTGCAGCATCTCGTCGCTCAAACACAACAATTCACAACAGCTGTAACTGACAGACATCTCACGACATGTGACCTCAGTTTCCAGATGAAGGAGGCGCGCTCGTCTCCGAAACGCCGTCCGGAGGGCCGCCTGTCTCGCACGTCCAGCACAGAGAAGGACCCGGCCGGAGAGTCCGAGAGCAAGAAGGAGTCTGACGAGAACAAGGAGAACTGGCGTCTGGATGAATACTTGAGCGACCAGGACAGCTGGAATGAGTCTGTGATCTCCGGTATGTGTGCCGACAGCCGACTTGTGGTATGATGTTTGCTTTACTGTTATCTCCCACGTTCTGTACAGAGCCCAAATCTGGGCACCCTGTCAGTGGATAATGAAGCTGCATAATCTGTGGTGATGTTTGTTTATACTCGCAGCCTGACGGAGATTTACATGGATGATGAATGGCATACTTGCTGGTGTTAAGTTTCAGCGGCCTGTCAACATCTGCTCTGGTGGCCTAATTCTTAGCTGTTCATTTGGGTCAGTGGTGCTCGGACTCCGTTAGCATGTCTGCGACtctgggggaaaaaatgttaaaatggtGAACTGTGGAGCTCACTGGAAACTTAAATAGCACTGCCACAAAGGTTTACTCTTACCCAGAAAGGTTTAGTCGCGGAGTTAGTGATGCTAATGGGTGGTGAAGGAGATGCTGACAGAatgaaagcaggaaaaaaaacccaatgaaTTAAAGAGAGTCACAGCTCAGATTTAAGAATGGCAGCAGTGCACAAATCAGATATTTTTGGATACTATGAATGCCTTTTAATTGCCTGTTTTGTCAAGCAGAAACCTGTGATGTTAAAACTTAGAgcccaaaaactgcagttctttcAGTGGACACGTGAGGCTCAATTAtaatttgaatatttttgaTGCCTAAAGTTAGGTTGAGTTGACACTCCTCCGCATCAAACGGAGCCATTTGAGGcccaggatgcctcctgggcatcTTGGCTGGCTTGGGAACATCTTGGTGTCTCCTCAGAAGTGTTGGAGGAGGTGGTCAGGGGAGAGGGAAGATCTGAAACGGCAGAAAATATGCTGGGATGGACATTTGCTTTTACCAATGATTCCAGACACAAACTTGGCCTCAGGAGGTCACAAGCTAGATGAATGGGGGTTCAGGGTGAGGGTGAGGGTTCAGACGTATCCACACAGACTCGGGCTCTAATCAAATGTGTAGCTGTTGTGAGGAATGTGTGAAAGTTCAAAGGCTAATGCCTAGATGATTAGAATCAGTTTAGTAGGTTAAGCTGGAAAACTATGTGCAGCAGCTAGAAAGCCACTGTGCAGCCACTGACGTTAACTTGTGTTCAACGACGACAGGGACCCTCCCACGCAGgatgaagaaggagctgctggcTGTGAAGCTTCGGAACAGGCCCAGCAAGCAGGAGCTGGAGGACCGCAACATCTTCCCCGTCCGCAGCGATCAGGAGCGGCAAGAAATCCGCCAACAGATAGAGATGAAGCTGGCCAAGTGAGTCGCTGTGTGTGGAGCCAGACCAGCATCCCATCCCACCCCTGTCTGACCCCCACCCCCTCATCGTGCTCTGTCTCATGTATGTCCGTTTCATCTCTCATCATCACTGTTGACTTCACTTTGCCTGCTTGTCTGTTTCCCAtatgtaaataataattataatgatTATAATAATATGAATGATAGAGGTCCTTGAACACAACACAGAGGCTTTTAATGTACATTCAGTTTGTGCCCTCTACCTGAGATGTGTAAATCTCTGCACAGTGTAAACCGCTAACAAGTACAGCAGAATATTGTTTTTACACACAACACTTTAATCACATCCGATGCAGTAAATGAGACAGAAACCATTTACAGACAAGCAGATCCACTTCCTGTGACTGTGCACAGAAAGTTCACCGTGAGGGCAGATGGTCGTCAATGAAAGGAGGGAATGGAGCtaaaataattattcatacctGCTCCAagacaaaaagcaaacaaatcaaCTTTGTTTTTGCAAATATTTCATTGAATACAATATTTCCATTTATCAGAGCTGAAGTATAACAACATTAATCTTACATTGCTGTTAATACAAGGACGCTGGTTTTTCCCATAATTACTAGAATCCTGCTAATATATGCTCAATTGTTTGGATGAAACAGAAACAGCATCAGGCTGAGGTGGCTGTTGTCAAGCAGATCCTGCTAGAAATTCTCTGCTACTGTTCACAAATACTGTAACTACCTGTGTCAAAACTGAGCCTCTTCTATAGGGAGCTTAATGAAATGTTCCAGACATCCCAGGAATGTTAATTCTGTGGGTTACAGTTCAGCCCCTTGTGAAACTTTCCAGGAAAGGTAGTTTTCCCTCTGAAATACACCTGGTATCTCTGATGTAGCTTCACTCTGTCCTTCACACATTTTCCCATCAGGACATATAATCCAGAGGGAGACTTTTTATTATGAAAATCATCCCATTCTGTGTCTGTGCCTTCTTCAGTGTGTTTATCAGAGCATGTCAGTGAAACGTTCACTGACATTCGCTGGTGCTGGTGAGAACAGTTGGTGACAGTGAACCTAGATTGTGTTTAAAAGATGGATTTAGCCACTGTGATGTCACctgtggtcgcaaattttgaagccatcctgataaccttcttccaccaacgatgtggaaatccaaatccaattaaaaccaagacactcaaaaagatgctctgtaaaagagtagaattcttggaacagagtttaatacactgaatcatatgaacagcaggaaaaatacatacagacatttagcaagaaaattacaaagcagaaagcaagcaaagcaaaaccccggggtgtacagccttaagcacagacagcagagcaacacagagacggacaggtagcagcagcaggaggaaaaagagctctggggcgtcctctggtcccctaatatagggaccagtatcgccgccccctgctgctgggtaactttcccacacgcccagcacagctgctggggtcaggtagcggccaaggtcttggccaaaggccagtcaggactctgagtaccccctgctctggcttatcacaataggtcatgacacggtcaaaggtcacacattaatcctaattattaaatcttatacagcaagtggcacaatcttataacatataatacataGGTTACATGCTTtctcatatataaaaacacttcagtgtgggttcaaagtatgtgtgtgtgtgcgtgtgtgtgtgtgtgtgtgtgtgattatatcGTATGATATTGTattgtgatgtgttcaggatctctgttacaatgttactgttttggttgtgctgcatgaaagacgttgagtgtgtattggaggAGGTTAGTTACCAGAGCTGGAGAGTGAGTTATTCAGGCGAACTCTCAACagcattaactgccctgttactgtaCCAACTTAATTAGCCTCGGTGAagcaaaatgtcttgtgcttaagactctacatgaaagttaaaatatatatgttcagtgcgcatagatatatagtgtatatagttacatagttatacatatcatacaaaaatccaccacacaccctttatatatatatatatttatttatttattcattcaaatTTTATTCAAATGTAGCCCTTTGGCTGCTGccatgttgtgttttttctggCCCATAAATAACCATATTTATACAAGAGGTTGGAGTGCTGAGTTATCAGCTAACATGTgcagcaggggtccccaatctcagtccacgagggccggtgtccctgcaggttttagatctcaccctgggtcaacacacctgaatcacatgattagctcattaccaggcctctggagaacttcaagacatgttgaggaggtaatttatccatttaaatcagctgtgatggatcaaggacacatctaaaacctgcagggacaccggccctcgtggactgagattggggacccctgatgtGCAGGCTTGATTAGCATTTTTCAACCCCAGTATTTGCTGCTGGAACCAGACAGTCACCTAACACACTACAAGTCAACCtaacacttttattttcaggTGTCAACAGCCTTAAACATCGAGGTGGAACCTGTTCAGTTACTCTTTTTCAGACAAATCACAGCCATTTGATCCATTGGTAGTATGGATCAAAGTAGTAGGTTGGTtgctatttattctatttatccctatgatatattttgtttgtgtgtgtgtgtgtgtgtgtgtgtgtttatatatatatatatatatatatatatatatatatatataaatatgcttATGTTCGTACTCTCTTATTCCCCTTTATTTGGTATTCCAACtctgtaacatgcaacttctgtcagtgctgtgctactggaaactgaatttccccggaggaacccacccgagggattaatgttttatctaatctaatctagtACTAAACTTTCATGTCATCTTTTAGTGATTAccagttttattgatttttttttttttattatgcaaaatataaaacatctcTCCCCTTTTAAACACCCCTAACAAGTCATCATCGTCATACAAGCGCCATCACTCTtaatcagtgttgggactaacgcgttattaagtaacgcgttacagtaactacgttattattgtggtaacgaccacggtaactagttattatgccaaaatcaggaacgcgttactcgttactgggatttagataggctcgttattcgttacttcgtgtggtggctatcgcagagcttccacagattcagtaacattagcaagtggtggaggccagcaggtggatgagggaaagtggaggcaagaggagagacccgaagcggctgCCCGTCCGAgtatcaggtgaactgaacttcaggtaagaagttatgacctgcagtctatctgggtcagatataaaccaagtttaggtggagtttattttcgttatgctgactttttcgtactgcgtgctagctagcatgacggagtttctatacagctgtgtgggtgctatgttactgatgttgaactttattttgttcatacgcttaattattagagttgccaaccgtgcCCTAAAAAACGggatcgtctcgtattcagagaaaacattatgcgtttcgtattgaggtgaaaaggaacacagtttgtcccgcacttcagctacaatgaaaaagacacaaagctggagttattctgtgtttacgctgcacagctgcctcttcttctctcattctcccccctccctctcctgtttctacttcaatcatgaaactgatcaatgatcagctgatcggcttttctgtcttgtttgtttatcgcccactttgcgccagaaagaggaaaccagcggatgttgcGTTAAACAagagcagcacgtttaagcttgatcagctgttgttagaatttatttaatattaatttctagtagcagctgatgtttgctggagccacagctgtaaagctgctggtcatgatatcggtttggatatgtggtgagagggaaacatgaagatgaaaccaggagatgtccttactgaatcatcagagctgaacaggtgatggagaaacaggtttaccttttaggtcacatgaatgagttgacGTTATGAAcggtttctgagagacaaataacaccaggatccttttctaagtagctgacagctggtaactgtgcaggggcggatctagcaaagtgatgccagggggccaggtagggcattaacagggaaaggggggcacaaagaaatacttttcattcttattctcatttaaaatgtctagcttttaataaataattatctgagtcttacaacaaacaattgatagattgatacatatataccatcaagacagtgtacatcactgtcacaacagcgtttgttttcattcaaaggctttttgatttttcctataatggcgggcTGGTCTGTAGTGAAAATGCCCGGgtcgatttttttgtcccagtccagccctgaatGCAGcgcatctgcagtctggtgttacctacatcttcctattcagaaggcagaatttctgagttctgagtacaatcaaaagcaccacgactgcagtttttgtgttggatgtaaaaagcgcacatgacgctgtgacgtaggctagaatcatggcggcagtCGACgatggtccaggcgtgggatttctctcgtggaaatatgcacattattttttcctttctgttggtaggtggcacagtgcacttgtggcaagtaagcaagctagaagactggcagtctggctgggtatccagttacggaagcaacacattaacaagagaagtctgagtaaaaccaaagttactttccccagtaactagttacttttaaagtaacgagtaacttgaagtaactgagttacttttgatggaagtaactagtaatgtaactaagttactaatttaaagtaacttacccaacactgctcttAATACAcctgaaaattaaaaatcagcCATGATAATTGATTGAACCTAACATTGAATGTGTTTGTCGCCACTTGTCTCCTAAAACAATCAATCTGAGCTAAATGGCACTGGGATCCAGAATTTTATGAGTCTTTTCCCAACATTCCTGCACCTCTGTACATGAACCTTCTCCTCATTTTATACATCTGTGATGATCTTGGATCACTTTGACATATATCACGCCAAGTGTACCAGCCATCCACATCATGCAGATACAGTCGCCTAAAGAAATGGTGTAATGCCTCCATAACCATGCTCACAACAGCTCATCAGCGCAGCGTTGTCCTAGTACACTATGTTGCGTGTAGTTCCATGTAAATAGTGCAGTCGATTTTAACAGCCCTGCCATGAGTCCTATCTTTATAAAGCtcattcatttttgttgtaATGAATTTTATGCAATggaaatatattttgtattatgtaggaaaaagaaaagaaaaaaagacagatttcaATGAGAGTATACGTGAGCAGGCAGAACGAATGCCAGGTTATTTGAGAGTTTCTGTGCTAACGTGGGTTTTGGTTCTTATAGCGCTTTTCTAATGAGTATTGAGCAATAAGTGATTTTTGCTACAAGCCCCATTCACCCAGTCATAGACccacattcatacaagcacttttttcctaTACCTAAGCAAACACTAACACTCCGGTGGATGCATCGGGGTTCAGTAGAGTGGACTAGCCGGGGTATCGATCGACCAACCTTCTCCTTGATAGGACTTCCTCCTGACCCAGAGCCGCCCCAGCTGTTTTCCACATCAGCTGTGTGTATGTTGAAATAGGAGAGATTGTTGTTGCTCACCTTTGCTTGGATGTGGCTTTCTGGAATGTGGAACAGGATTTTCTGAAAGGCAGAGCAGAAAGGCCATGCAGATCATAATAGTATTTGTCATGTTATATAAAAGGCTGTTACTACGGTGGCTTTAATAGGATTATAGTAACAATCAaattagattttcttttttttttgtgtgaataATACAGCGACGGTGTTCTGGTAGGCTTATGCAGCGTACAAAATTGCTCCGAATTGAGAAGGAAAGTTCATATTTCTCAGAGTCCCCAAAATAAATGAGTTCTTTGGAACACTTTCATACCACGGTGAGATCAAGTGTGGGCGTTGGACAGTAACAGAGGCTCTCTCCATAGTGAGCGACTCCGACTTTGAGGTCTCACACAGAGTCGATGCTGATTTTAGAGCTGTTTGCACTTTTCTCTCAGAGGACTATTAACACATTGAGTTGTTTTTCATACCTTTGTTGATACGGGCAGCTGTGATAATAGCCTGTTAGCAAAGTGTTCACACCTCACTTGTGCTTCCGAAGCTGCTAAGTGCTTTAATTCAACGTTGACCTGCTTTCAGCGAGCTGAAATAGAAGCTATTGTTCTCAGAGAGTGACAAACAAGTGCAAGTTTCTAATTAGCTTTTTCAAATGCATCGCTACGGCTCTCAGCTCAGAAGACTGAATTACAG
This genomic interval from Oreochromis niloticus isolate F11D_XX linkage group LG5, O_niloticus_UMD_NMBU, whole genome shotgun sequence contains the following:
- the phactr3b gene encoding phosphatase and actin regulator 3b isoform X4 translates to MDQQRALHSGCLVSGVRTPPVRRNSKLASLGRIFKPWKWRKKKNEKLKPTGAVEKKAAVRQKRDDLVRRNPGETETESDLACGGNSEDLDTPPHSDGEDRDEEPVAPLANTNEDLGSDLESSTVQDVTEVAKTAGDQSQSEDGEDESTSISDPSEEQMQGKAEGIEGKQEAAATKPQRRASTPPPPSLPVKLLTRLGSLEGAPPVPVKKSPATLPRNFTLPKDPHGSLLRGRISTPTGSPHLGALHPQLPPSCIIEELHRALATKHRQDSFQMKEARSSPKRRPEGRLSRTSSTEKDPAGESESKKESDENKENWRLDEYLSDQDSWNESVISGTLPRRMKKELLAVKLRNRPSKQELEDRNIFPVRSDQERQEIRQQIEMKLAKRLSQRPAVEELESRNILKQRNDQTEQEERREIKQRLNRKLNQRPTVDELRDRKILIRFSDYVEVAKAQDYDRRADKPWTRLSAADKAAIRKELNEFKSNEMEVHSSSKHLTRFHRP
- the phactr3b gene encoding phosphatase and actin regulator 3b isoform X3, whose amino-acid sequence is MISNPYVMDQQRALHSGCLVSGVRTPPVRRNSKLASLGRIFKPWKWRKKKNEKLKPTGAVEKKAAVRQKRDDLVRRNPGETETESDLACGGNSEDLDTPPHSDGEDRDEEPVAPLANTNEDLGSDLESSTVQDVTEVAKTAGDQSQSEDGEDESTSISDPSEEQMQGKAEGIEGKQEAAATKPQRRASTPPPPSLPVKLLTRLGSLEGAPPVPVKKSPATLPRNFTLPKDPHGSLLRGRISTPTGSPHLGALHPQLPPSCIIEELHRALATKHRQDSFQMKEARSSPKRRPEGRLSRTSSTEKDPAGESESKKESDENKENWRLDEYLSDQDSWNESVISGTLPRRMKKELLAVKLRNRPSKQELEDRNIFPVRSDQERQEIRQQIEMKLAKRLSQRPAVEELESRNILKQRNDQTEQEERREIKQRLNRKLNQRPTVDELRDRKILIRFSDYVEVAKAQDYDRRADKPWTRLSAADKAAIRKELNEFKSNEMEVHSSSKHLTRFHRP